The sequence AACTAAAAAAATTATTTCTATAGAATAAAAAAGGTTTGTCAAAATATTTTGAACAAGCTTTTTTTGACCATTATGCAAAGGATTTTTGATAGATGTTTTTCCTAAAAGAGAGTAAGATGAAGATAAACGAGGTAACCTATGAACATTGGAGAAAAACTCAAAACAGCACGCCAACAATCCCATCTAACTCAAGAAGCTGTCGCTGACTTAATCTTAGTTTCCAGACAAACCATCTCTAATTGGGAAAATGAAAAATCTTACCCAGACATTGTCAATTTGATAAAACTTAGTGACCTTTATCAGATTAGTTTAGACACACTGTTAAAAGACGATGGAAAAATGATCGAACATCTAGATAAGACAACTAATGCTGTTAAAAGCAATCAAAAACTGCAAACTTTTTTATTAAGCTATCTGGCGATGATAACCTGTCTGCTGCTTTTGTCATTATTCTTTCTAAAAAGTTACTATTTCTTATTGTTTTTAAGTATTATCATGATTTTAGGTGTACTTATTTTGTTTTATCAAATCATAAAAAGAATTTAGAAGGTGATTGCAGTGATGATCCAACAAATAATGTTAATAATCAGTCTTTTTCTCTTTTTGATAGGTGCTATTTTAACCAGCTATCAAATTTTTAAAATTGTTGAACTTGATGCACGAGCTAGAGGGCTGAATAATCCCGAACTTTGGGGACTTTCTGCTGCTGGCAGAGGAAATATTATCGGTCTTATTCTCTATTTTAAACATCGGGAAGATTATCCTATCAAAAACTTTCCACCCAAAAAGCAGGCAGAGAGTTCAAAACGTAAGAGATGGGCTATCCTTACCCTTTTTCTAGCAGGACTTGGTGCTGTTGGTATCGTTTTAGTTACTTTTTAGCTCAATTAAGCTTAAAATTCGTCTGTTGTTAAGGAAAGCTCCTCTCTGGCACTATCTTCTAGAGCAGTTACTGTTACACCTAAAA comes from Streptococcus troglodytae and encodes:
- a CDS encoding helix-turn-helix domain-containing protein is translated as MNIGEKLKTARQQSHLTQEAVADLILVSRQTISNWENEKSYPDIVNLIKLSDLYQISLDTLLKDDGKMIEHLDKTTNAVKSNQKLQTFLLSYLAMITCLLLLSLFFLKSYYFLLFLSIIMILGVLILFYQIIKRI